The following coding sequences lie in one Desulfovibrio psychrotolerans genomic window:
- a CDS encoding FAD/NAD(P)-binding protein, which translates to MLNPYLPYPVRIAEVRTETEDKTLRTYALDFLHERDAAAFAYRPGQFAELSVAGAGEVPIGIASSPTEGTRLLFTVFRAGTVTSRLHQMREGDLMGVRGPLGNGFPLQSHEGKNILIVAGGYAVTTLRSVMVWLQHPQNRSRFGEVDFVYGARTPGMLLYRDEMNAWSQTAGVRCHITVDREAPGWTGLTGFVPAVVEQLAPDPHNAIALVCGPPAMIRFTQPVLDARGWQGDQIFLSLENRMKCGIGICGRCNVGHQYVCKDGPVFSKAELDLLPAEY; encoded by the coding sequence ATGCTGAACCCCTACCTCCCCTACCCCGTCCGCATTGCAGAGGTGCGCACGGAAACAGAGGATAAGACCCTGCGCACCTACGCGCTGGACTTCCTGCACGAACGCGATGCGGCAGCCTTCGCCTACCGTCCCGGCCAGTTTGCGGAACTTTCCGTGGCCGGTGCGGGAGAGGTTCCCATCGGCATTGCCTCCAGCCCCACGGAAGGCACCCGCCTGCTCTTCACCGTCTTCCGCGCGGGCACGGTCACATCGCGCCTGCACCAGATGCGCGAAGGCGACCTCATGGGCGTGCGTGGTCCGCTGGGCAACGGCTTCCCGCTGCAATCGCATGAAGGGAAGAACATCCTCATCGTGGCGGGCGGTTATGCCGTCACCACGCTCCGGTCGGTCATGGTCTGGCTGCAACACCCGCAAAACCGCTCCCGCTTCGGCGAAGTGGATTTCGTCTACGGCGCGCGCACGCCGGGAATGCTGCTGTACCGGGATGAAATGAACGCATGGTCGCAGACCGCCGGGGTGCGCTGCCACATCACCGTGGACAGGGAAGCCCCCGGATGGACAGGCCTTACCGGATTCGTGCCCGCCGTGGTGGAACAGCTGGCCCCCGACCCGCATAACGCCATTGCGCTGGTCTGCGGCCCCCCCGCCATGATCCGGTTCACCCAGCCCGTGCTTGATGCCCGTGGCTGGCAGGGCGACCAGATTTTCCTCTCGCTGGAAAACCGCATGAAGTGCGGCATAGGCATCTGCGGCCGCTGCAACGTGGGGCATCAGTATGTCTGCAAGGACGGCCCCGTGTTCAGCAAGGCCGAGCTGGACCTGCTGCCTGCGGAGTATTAG
- a CDS encoding 4Fe-4S dicluster domain-containing protein, with amino-acid sequence MMHQRTQAIRAAARKLLAQGRVDVVIGYTQGTIPLRAQPYLAYTPEECDRLIWSSFCGGNLATFASGRTDRVAVVAQGCVSRNLNGLIHEKRLRRENLYVIGVPCLGMLDQRKVETKTAGRIVATLENDPEEDMGEITVSGCDAAGECFTERLKRRDVKRDNCYTCMHRNPVIADEMVAEPVTETAGGDINAVAAPWERFDAERRWAEFTKTFEDCIRCYACRDICPLCYCTTCFTDESDPQWCGKTQDPADVQTFHILRAFHCAGRCTDCGACETACPQGIRMRRLTSKLEKDVRTLWGHDPGMDSEAEPPLATYRPDDPQEHFK; translated from the coding sequence ATGATGCACCAGCGCACACAGGCCATCCGCGCCGCCGCCCGCAAACTCCTTGCACAAGGCAGGGTGGATGTGGTCATCGGCTACACGCAGGGCACCATTCCCCTGCGCGCCCAGCCGTATCTGGCCTACACGCCGGAAGAATGCGACAGGCTCATCTGGAGCAGCTTCTGCGGCGGCAACCTTGCCACCTTCGCCTCCGGGCGCACAGACCGCGTTGCCGTGGTGGCGCAGGGCTGCGTTTCGCGCAACCTGAACGGCCTCATCCACGAAAAACGCCTCCGGCGTGAGAACCTGTATGTCATCGGCGTGCCCTGTCTGGGCATGCTGGACCAGCGCAAGGTGGAGACAAAAACCGCCGGACGCATCGTGGCAACGCTGGAAAACGACCCCGAAGAGGACATGGGCGAAATAACGGTCAGCGGCTGCGATGCTGCGGGCGAGTGCTTTACCGAACGCCTCAAGCGGCGCGATGTAAAGCGCGACAACTGCTACACCTGCATGCACCGCAACCCGGTCATCGCGGACGAGATGGTGGCTGAGCCCGTAACCGAGACCGCCGGGGGCGACATAAACGCCGTTGCCGCCCCGTGGGAGCGGTTCGATGCCGAACGCCGCTGGGCGGAGTTCACCAAAACCTTCGAGGACTGCATCCGCTGCTACGCCTGCCGCGACATCTGCCCCCTGTGCTACTGCACCACCTGCTTCACGGACGAATCAGACCCCCAGTGGTGCGGCAAAACGCAGGACCCGGCAGACGTGCAGACCTTCCACATCCTGCGCGCCTTCCACTGCGCGGGGCGCTGCACCGACTGCGGCGCGTGCGAAACAGCCTGCCCGCAGGGCATCCGCATGCGCCGCCTGACCAGCAAACTGGAAAAGGACGTGCGCACCCTGTGGGGGCACGACCCCGGCATGGACAGCGAGGCGGAACCGCCCCTCGCCACCTACCGCCCGGACGATCCCCAAGAGCACTTCAAATAG
- a CDS encoding 4Fe-4S dicluster domain-containing protein, whose translation MRHRILSKDSLAGFLEELRAEYTVFAPRQDTKVPSKTVWKELQQDEVPDFRFVNTDMSPKHFMFPQSECMLRYEDPAAPVLAPVEHDSRKRLLLNVRPCDARALAFMDTVFCQDQRTNDAYWQEKRNRTVMVGLACNNPCPTCFCHQANSGPHDETGLDLLLVDLGNRLLAKPLTEAGKSMAAGLPDAEEEDILRGKELMQRAHEAMPPVIATDNLEHRTLLELYNLPYWKRVCETCINCGTCTFVCPTCHCFDIQDETTPDGGKGRRVRNWDFCMAPLFTLHTSGHNPRGEKAARVRQRFMHKYKYIPMRQPAEVGCVGCGRCVRLCPVNIDIRDVINAMNQG comes from the coding sequence ATGCGACACCGTATACTCAGCAAGGACAGCCTCGCCGGATTTCTGGAAGAACTGCGGGCAGAATACACCGTTTTCGCCCCCCGGCAGGACACCAAGGTGCCCAGCAAAACCGTATGGAAAGAACTGCAGCAGGACGAGGTGCCGGATTTCCGCTTCGTGAACACCGACATGTCGCCCAAGCACTTCATGTTTCCGCAAAGCGAATGCATGCTGCGGTATGAAGACCCCGCAGCCCCCGTGCTCGCCCCCGTGGAGCACGACAGCCGAAAGAGGCTGCTCCTGAACGTGCGCCCCTGCGATGCACGGGCCCTTGCCTTCATGGACACCGTGTTCTGTCAGGACCAGCGCACCAATGATGCCTACTGGCAGGAAAAACGCAACCGCACCGTCATGGTGGGGCTTGCCTGCAACAACCCCTGCCCCACCTGTTTCTGCCATCAGGCAAACAGCGGCCCGCACGATGAAACAGGGCTGGACCTGCTGCTGGTGGACCTTGGCAACCGCCTGCTGGCAAAGCCCCTTACGGAGGCGGGCAAATCCATGGCTGCCGGGCTGCCCGATGCGGAGGAAGAAGACATCCTGCGCGGCAAAGAACTTATGCAGCGCGCCCACGAGGCCATGCCTCCGGTCATCGCCACAGACAATCTGGAACACCGCACCCTGCTGGAACTCTACAACCTGCCCTACTGGAAACGGGTGTGCGAAACCTGCATAAACTGCGGCACCTGCACCTTTGTGTGCCCCACCTGCCACTGCTTCGACATTCAGGATGAGACAACGCCCGACGGTGGCAAGGGCCGCCGCGTGCGTAACTGGGATTTCTGCATGGCCCCGCTGTTCACACTGCACACCTCCGGGCATAACCCGCGCGGCGAAAAGGCGGCACGGGTGCGGCAGCGGTTCATGCACAAATATAAATACATCCCCATGCGCCAACCGGCAGAGGTGGGCTGCGTGGGTTGCGGCCGCTGCGTGCGGCTGTGCCCCGTAAACATAGACATCCGCGATGTCATAAACGCCATGAATCAGGGCTGA